The proteins below are encoded in one region of Bremerella sp. P1:
- a CDS encoding DUF1559 domain-containing protein, producing the protein MKRKGFTLVELLVVIAIIGILIALLLPAVQQAREAARRMQCTNQLKQWILATHNYHDTFTKFPTSFQGAGENQWSAQARLLPFLEQKAIETEIDYSVDYHEYHYGGTHETLINGIPLPALRIDALLCPSEVNDKQRVDGSGRPENYPLNYAINMGVWYVYNGSSGGEGAFVPGKYLRMADMTDGTSNTMAFSEVKAYTHYDRDNEPYGSSEINSFPDVAGYIESNVTTSTRNSGHTEWVDGKAHQTGFTAFFPPNTDFNIGAGRPTPADFTNNREHRATSGSPTLAAVTARSFHPGVVNVAFMDGSVSRVTDTVNLSVYRAAATRNGGEVLNRNDL; encoded by the coding sequence ATGAAGAGAAAAGGTTTTACCCTTGTTGAGTTGTTGGTGGTGATTGCCATCATTGGCATTCTGATTGCCCTCCTTTTGCCTGCTGTCCAGCAAGCCCGCGAAGCCGCGCGGCGGATGCAGTGCACCAACCAGTTGAAGCAGTGGATCCTCGCCACGCACAACTATCACGATACGTTCACCAAGTTTCCTACTAGTTTTCAGGGTGCTGGAGAAAACCAGTGGTCGGCTCAGGCTCGCTTGCTTCCCTTTCTGGAGCAAAAGGCCATCGAAACCGAGATTGACTACAGCGTTGACTACCACGAGTACCACTATGGTGGAACACACGAAACGCTGATCAACGGTATTCCGCTGCCGGCATTGCGAATTGATGCGTTGCTTTGCCCTTCAGAAGTAAATGACAAACAGCGGGTCGATGGTTCGGGTCGGCCCGAGAACTACCCTTTGAACTACGCGATCAATATGGGCGTTTGGTACGTCTATAATGGTTCCAGTGGGGGTGAAGGGGCTTTTGTGCCTGGCAAGTATTTGCGAATGGCCGACATGACCGACGGAACCAGCAACACCATGGCTTTTTCTGAGGTGAAAGCCTATACGCACTACGACCGGGACAACGAACCGTACGGCAGTTCCGAGATCAATTCGTTCCCAGACGTGGCTGGCTACATTGAATCGAACGTTACCACTTCGACTCGTAATTCGGGGCATACCGAGTGGGTCGATGGCAAGGCACATCAAACGGGTTTCACCGCGTTTTTCCCACCCAACACCGACTTCAACATCGGTGCAGGTCGCCCGACCCCGGCAGACTTCACCAACAACCGAGAGCATCGAGCGACTAGTGGTTCGCCTACTCTGGCAGCCGTGACGGCTCGTAGTTTCCACCCTGGCGTCGTGAACGTGGCGTTCATGGACGGCTCGGTATCTCGGGTCACCGATACCGTGAACCTAAGCGTCTACCGTGCTGCGGCGACGCGCAATGGTGGCGAAGTGCTGAATCGCAACGATTTATAA
- a CDS encoding DUF1559 domain-containing protein, which yields MKHRHGFTLVELLVVIAIIGVLVGLLMPAVQQARESARRMQCTNNLKQLSLASHTYHDTYDSFPPSWDGGGQWSGLARLLPFIEQGPLEAAIDWGTSYTAYQSNGANANILNVGVPLPAIELDMFKCPSEVNLRAVDVTGDGVPDHFPSNYALSIGTFLVYDGSQSGDGAFGANRFTRIAEFADGTSNTMALSEVNSFTKFHSASVYDNSTGIPSLSTVAGEINGNVTSSTPPAGHTQWVSGNVQQTGYTAFFTPNTIFNIDGRLQPADFVNNTEGAGDVDQNPCMAAVTARSFHPGVVNVAFVDGSVSKVTETVDLNVYRTIATRFGGEVSLRNKL from the coding sequence ATGAAACATCGTCACGGTTTCACGCTTGTCGAATTGTTGGTGGTGATTGCCATTATTGGCGTTTTGGTTGGATTGCTCATGCCAGCGGTGCAACAGGCCCGCGAATCGGCTCGACGGATGCAGTGCACGAATAATCTCAAACAGCTTTCGTTGGCGTCTCATACCTACCACGACACATATGATTCTTTCCCACCTTCCTGGGACGGTGGCGGCCAATGGTCTGGTCTCGCCCGACTTTTGCCGTTCATTGAACAAGGTCCGCTGGAAGCCGCCATCGATTGGGGCACCTCTTACACGGCCTATCAGTCCAACGGGGCGAATGCGAATATTTTGAATGTGGGCGTACCACTGCCGGCGATTGAACTCGATATGTTCAAGTGCCCATCGGAAGTGAATCTGCGGGCCGTGGATGTCACGGGCGATGGTGTACCGGATCATTTCCCGTCGAACTATGCCCTGTCGATTGGCACGTTCCTGGTGTACGACGGTTCTCAATCTGGTGATGGGGCTTTTGGGGCCAATCGCTTTACCCGCATCGCGGAATTTGCCGACGGTACCAGCAATACCATGGCACTCTCGGAAGTGAACTCGTTTACGAAGTTCCATTCCGCTTCGGTATATGACAACAGCACGGGCATTCCTTCGCTGTCAACTGTTGCCGGCGAGATCAACGGCAATGTGACAAGCAGCACGCCCCCAGCCGGGCATACCCAATGGGTCAGTGGTAACGTTCAACAAACGGGCTACACCGCTTTCTTTACGCCCAACACGATCTTCAATATCGATGGACGTTTGCAGCCGGCTGACTTCGTGAATAACACCGAAGGGGCAGGGGACGTCGACCAGAACCCCTGCATGGCGGCAGTAACAGCCCGCAGTTTTCACCCCGGCGTGGTCAATGTGGCCTTTGTCGATGGAAGCGTCAGCAAGGTTACCGAAACGGTTGATCTGAACGTCTACCGTACGATTGCTACACGCTTTGGGGGTGAGGTCTCACTGCGTAACAAGCTGTAA
- a CDS encoding bifunctional folylpolyglutamate synthase/dihydrofolate synthase → MDASQSDSDSPQYQEALDWLFQRINYERTTDIPYRSRNFKLDRMHDFMHQLGDPQSRLKVIHVAGTKGKGSTSAFLSNILWQAGYHVGRFTSPHLERLEERYWLDGGNCTAEDIVELVDAMRPVVARMDENASAEDRLTFFEITTAMGFLLFAKRGVDFAVIEVGLGGRLDSTNVCQPHLCIITSISRDHTALLGDTLAEIAGEKTGIIKPDVPVISGVMAREAQEVIATVASQNHSALDQLGDQFTSVPLPNSWKEAESAGLFEQAFEFQWQANSKQQLVIRVKGDHQVANAGLAVAAVEKLRELGHDISSEALQSGLKTTQLPARIECLSERPIVIVDAAHNDASAAALVDVLQKHFPDRRCHLVFASSGDKDHAAVLSQLLGVFQQAWFTKYGFSSRATSPQQLLKVLDSIEYDRTLPIHTAEEAKVAFHEALAAMEKEDVLVVTGSFFIAAEFKRFWREVGANTQTATSPATR, encoded by the coding sequence TTGGACGCCAGTCAATCTGATTCCGATTCGCCTCAGTATCAGGAAGCCCTGGACTGGTTGTTCCAGCGGATCAATTACGAGCGAACCACCGACATTCCTTACCGTTCGCGGAACTTCAAGCTCGATCGGATGCACGACTTCATGCATCAGTTGGGCGATCCACAAAGCCGGCTGAAAGTCATTCATGTCGCCGGTACTAAGGGAAAGGGTTCCACCTCGGCGTTTCTTTCCAACATTCTTTGGCAAGCAGGCTATCACGTCGGGCGTTTCACCTCGCCCCACTTAGAGCGACTGGAAGAACGCTATTGGCTGGATGGCGGCAACTGTACCGCCGAAGATATTGTCGAGTTGGTCGACGCGATGCGTCCGGTGGTTGCCCGCATGGATGAGAACGCAAGTGCCGAAGATCGTTTGACCTTCTTCGAGATCACCACGGCCATGGGCTTTCTCCTGTTCGCTAAGCGAGGCGTGGACTTTGCCGTGATCGAAGTGGGGCTCGGTGGCAGGCTCGATTCGACCAATGTGTGCCAACCCCATTTATGCATCATCACTAGCATCAGCCGCGATCACACCGCACTTCTGGGAGACACGTTGGCGGAAATCGCCGGAGAGAAAACTGGGATCATCAAGCCTGATGTTCCGGTCATCAGCGGTGTGATGGCTCGTGAGGCTCAAGAGGTAATCGCCACGGTTGCCTCGCAGAATCATTCGGCACTTGATCAGCTTGGCGACCAGTTCACGAGCGTTCCTCTGCCGAACTCTTGGAAGGAAGCAGAATCCGCGGGTCTCTTTGAGCAGGCATTTGAATTTCAGTGGCAAGCGAATTCCAAGCAGCAATTAGTGATCCGTGTTAAAGGGGACCACCAGGTCGCCAACGCAGGTCTTGCCGTTGCGGCAGTCGAGAAGCTACGCGAGTTGGGGCATGATATCTCGTCGGAAGCTCTTCAGTCCGGCTTAAAGACCACTCAGCTACCAGCCCGAATCGAGTGTTTGTCCGAGCGGCCAATCGTGATCGTTGATGCCGCCCACAACGATGCTTCTGCTGCGGCATTGGTCGACGTACTGCAAAAGCACTTTCCCGATCGTCGGTGTCACCTGGTGTTCGCATCCAGTGGCGATAAGGATCACGCCGCCGTCCTCTCGCAACTGCTGGGTGTCTTTCAGCAGGCTTGGTTCACCAAGTATGGCTTCAGTAGCCGGGCAACGAGCCCGCAGCAGCTTTTGAAGGTGCTCGACTCGATTGAGTACGATCGCACGTTGCCGATTCACACAGCGGAGGAAGCCAAGGTCGCATTCCATGAAGCCTTGGCAGCCATGGAGAAGGAAGACGTTCTTGTCGTCACGGGCTCCTTCTTCATCGCCGCAGAGTTCAAGCGATTCTGGCGCGAGGTCGGCGCGAATACTCAAACTGCCACTTCTCCGGCAACGCGATAG
- a CDS encoding adenylate/guanylate cyclase domain-containing protein → MAELFARDTLSSQRWRRRLVPNQPFILGRATPKFPVEWDKQISSKHAQLNWNGVQLEIRKFEGAANPIFFDSRPRISFMLDPGQHFVIGHTEFLLEDSEPTMPLPHRSPRTEVTIRPEEIRRTSFRKTPGRIELLTELVSKMTASTDHEQLITITLQQLLHGIPHATDVQLLEQSQDGESHTFSPIAWDSRDGVSTPGGSSQSLIENATSSQMCVLHVWPNEPDPADADFTQIAGHDWAMCIPLEIKLHQVAALYISGKRARLEGNLTEVEILQDDIKFAELVGSTFANISRNMALERRQSQLNQFFTPGLLDHVTTDIESYLAPREAGLMVLFCDLRGFSAATEDNIDRLIPHLHQTSETLSIITSAILAQQGVIGDFHGDAVMGFWGWPVPASENPLGCIQAAWEIVQALAGTEFLCGDTPAKAGIGIAAGQAVAGMIGSRDQVKVTAFGPPVNLASRIEGMTKPLGIPLLLDEEAATQLQSHPSMPPNTFLRLGSFRLSGLRHATQIFTINSGELAWLPEFSQALIQFEEGHWPQAISILESLPAQFGPRNLLLKFMQGHQNRCPDPWNGTIERHTK, encoded by the coding sequence ATGGCTGAATTGTTCGCCCGAGACACGCTATCCTCTCAGCGGTGGCGTCGACGATTGGTTCCGAACCAGCCATTTATTCTGGGGCGTGCGACACCGAAATTCCCTGTCGAATGGGACAAGCAGATCTCCTCCAAGCATGCTCAGCTCAATTGGAATGGCGTGCAGCTTGAAATCCGCAAATTCGAAGGAGCGGCCAACCCCATCTTCTTCGACTCGCGCCCGCGAATCTCGTTTATGCTCGATCCAGGTCAACACTTCGTCATCGGGCATACGGAGTTCCTCTTGGAAGACTCCGAGCCGACGATGCCGCTGCCGCATCGCAGCCCCCGAACAGAAGTCACGATTCGCCCCGAAGAGATCCGCCGAACCTCCTTCCGAAAGACGCCAGGGCGGATCGAACTGCTGACTGAGTTGGTCTCAAAGATGACGGCGTCGACCGACCACGAGCAACTCATCACGATTACACTTCAGCAGCTTTTGCATGGGATACCCCATGCGACTGATGTTCAGCTGCTGGAGCAATCCCAAGACGGTGAGTCCCATACGTTCTCACCGATTGCCTGGGATAGCCGCGATGGCGTATCGACGCCGGGCGGCTCTAGCCAGAGCCTGATCGAGAACGCCACCAGTTCTCAGATGTGCGTCTTGCATGTCTGGCCCAACGAACCCGATCCTGCCGACGCCGACTTCACACAAATTGCCGGGCACGATTGGGCGATGTGCATACCGCTGGAGATCAAGCTACATCAAGTGGCTGCGTTGTACATTTCGGGCAAGCGAGCACGCCTCGAGGGGAATCTAACCGAAGTCGAGATCCTGCAGGATGATATCAAGTTCGCGGAACTGGTCGGTTCAACTTTCGCCAATATTTCTAGGAACATGGCATTAGAACGCCGCCAGTCGCAGCTGAACCAGTTCTTTACACCAGGCTTGCTCGACCACGTAACGACCGATATCGAAAGTTATCTGGCCCCTCGCGAAGCCGGTTTGATGGTTTTGTTTTGTGACCTGAGGGGATTCTCAGCGGCGACCGAAGACAACATCGACCGCCTGATCCCGCACTTGCATCAAACGAGTGAAACACTTTCCATCATCACCTCGGCGATCCTTGCCCAGCAGGGAGTTATCGGTGACTTTCATGGCGATGCGGTCATGGGATTTTGGGGATGGCCTGTTCCGGCATCCGAAAACCCCCTGGGGTGCATTCAGGCGGCGTGGGAAATTGTTCAAGCCCTGGCAGGAACCGAGTTTCTATGCGGCGATACGCCTGCCAAAGCCGGCATTGGTATCGCCGCGGGACAGGCCGTCGCCGGCATGATCGGCAGCCGCGACCAGGTAAAAGTGACCGCGTTTGGCCCTCCGGTGAACCTGGCGTCAAGAATTGAGGGAATGACCAAACCGCTCGGCATTCCGCTACTACTAGATGAAGAGGCCGCCACGCAGTTGCAGAGTCACCCTTCGATGCCTCCCAATACGTTCTTGCGCCTGGGAAGTTTTCGCTTGTCGGGGCTGCGGCACGCGACGCAGATATTCACGATCAATTCCGGCGAACTCGCCTGGCTGCCGGAATTCTCGCAAGCGTTGATCCAATTCGAGGAAGGCCATTGGCCTCAAGCCATCTCGATCCTCGAATCGCTTCCGGCCCAGTTTGGTCCCAGAAACCTACTGCTGAAATTCATGCAGGGCCACCAAAACCGCTGCCCCGATCCGTGGAACGGCACGATCGAACGGCACACCAAGTAG
- a CDS encoding protein kinase domain-containing protein, with the protein MDSLLGRGAYGEVWVATDQNTGRRVAIKIYHHRGALDESLIASEVEKLVFLSADRYVVQLLEVGWNAEPPYYVMEYLPNGSLEDLLRRGGAMDIEDAIQKFKDVVIGLLHAHGKGIFHCDLKPANILLDQDGKARIADFGQSRLSNDQRPALGTLFFMAPEQADIEASPDVRWDVYALGALLYTMLVGEPPFRSSSSVGEIDSTSGLRDRLEKYRKVIAISPPPDAHKKIRGIDRELIHIIDRAVAVNPRERFRNVQEIFDALNERERNRYRRPLIMLGILGPAILLTIGMFFGWQNYKAVMRTSENAMIAKTYESNRFAAELAATNVSNAIEERFKQVEDLAADPEFQDLYLNTINDPELSKLLDELHEERATGTNQTPERIDFQNHPNRQALQDRIRAQFELPSQRNTASWFVVDAQGFHVASSFDAEPSVSPIGGYFGYRTYFHGGSADLSPTDPTPEPIHETHLSAVFLSTASGTWKVAMSTPLHSDGKLVGIVAMSIDVGKFTSLEPAEHQFAVLVDGRDAPTQGVILQHPLYDKLIQNSEIVPIRFSEEEQYRVKLGKFETGLPVVGQDPIGRDELGKEYDKNWIFAAKRVSLPHRDHQITDTPGSTGLVVVVQEDHRFAVKPIYELGDQLSRQAILAASLIILVVLTLWYFVVRALRRVKVGAMATGDTSSLIPPHELTTIIAPAKTGTKS; encoded by the coding sequence ATGGATTCGTTGCTGGGGCGAGGAGCCTATGGCGAAGTCTGGGTCGCCACGGACCAAAATACGGGACGCCGGGTCGCGATCAAAATCTACCACCATCGTGGGGCTTTGGACGAAAGCTTGATTGCGTCGGAAGTCGAAAAACTCGTCTTCCTTTCCGCCGATCGATACGTCGTTCAGCTGCTGGAAGTGGGTTGGAACGCGGAACCTCCCTATTATGTCATGGAATACCTTCCCAATGGCTCGCTGGAAGATCTCCTGCGCCGTGGGGGAGCCATGGACATTGAGGACGCGATTCAAAAATTCAAGGACGTCGTCATTGGCCTGTTGCATGCTCACGGGAAAGGTATTTTCCATTGTGATCTGAAGCCGGCTAATATCCTACTGGATCAGGATGGAAAGGCTCGCATCGCCGATTTCGGCCAATCGCGGCTTTCCAATGACCAGCGGCCAGCATTGGGGACTTTGTTCTTCATGGCCCCAGAGCAAGCCGACATCGAGGCTTCGCCAGACGTCCGCTGGGATGTCTACGCCCTGGGGGCACTTCTCTATACGATGCTGGTGGGCGAGCCTCCGTTTCGCTCTTCTTCCAGTGTCGGAGAAATTGATTCGACATCCGGGCTACGTGATCGCTTGGAGAAATATCGCAAGGTGATCGCGATTTCGCCGCCGCCGGATGCCCATAAAAAGATACGAGGGATCGACCGAGAGCTGATCCATATCATCGATCGAGCGGTCGCGGTCAATCCACGCGAACGCTTTCGCAACGTTCAGGAGATTTTCGATGCCCTGAATGAACGCGAACGCAATCGTTACCGTCGCCCGTTGATCATGCTGGGGATCTTGGGACCGGCGATCTTGCTGACTATTGGCATGTTCTTCGGTTGGCAGAATTACAAAGCAGTAATGCGTACCAGCGAAAACGCGATGATTGCCAAAACGTATGAAAGCAATCGATTCGCCGCCGAGTTGGCTGCCACCAACGTTTCCAATGCGATCGAAGAACGATTCAAGCAGGTGGAAGATCTGGCCGCCGACCCAGAATTCCAAGACCTATACCTGAATACCATCAACGACCCTGAACTGAGTAAGCTGCTCGACGAGCTTCATGAGGAACGGGCGACCGGTACGAACCAGACGCCTGAGCGTATCGACTTCCAGAATCATCCCAATCGTCAGGCGCTTCAAGATCGCATTCGCGCCCAGTTTGAGTTGCCTTCGCAGAGAAATACGGCCAGCTGGTTTGTCGTCGATGCCCAAGGCTTTCACGTCGCTTCGTCTTTTGACGCCGAACCATCGGTGTCGCCGATCGGGGGTTATTTCGGCTATCGAACTTATTTCCATGGCGGCAGTGCCGATCTCTCGCCGACCGACCCTACGCCTGAACCAATCCATGAGACGCACCTTTCTGCCGTGTTTCTGAGTACGGCCTCGGGCACATGGAAGGTTGCCATGTCGACTCCCCTGCACAGCGATGGCAAGCTCGTGGGAATTGTGGCCATGTCGATTGATGTCGGTAAGTTCACCAGCCTGGAACCTGCCGAACACCAGTTTGCCGTGCTGGTCGACGGACGTGATGCACCCACGCAAGGCGTCATCCTTCAGCATCCTCTGTACGACAAGCTGATTCAGAATAGCGAAATTGTTCCGATCCGCTTCTCGGAAGAGGAGCAGTACCGCGTCAAGCTTGGCAAGTTCGAGACCGGACTCCCAGTCGTGGGGCAAGACCCGATCGGACGCGACGAATTGGGCAAGGAATACGACAAGAACTGGATCTTTGCCGCCAAGCGAGTGTCGTTGCCTCATCGAGATCACCAGATTACAGACACCCCTGGTTCCACAGGCTTGGTCGTGGTGGTGCAGGAAGACCACCGATTCGCGGTCAAACCGATCTATGAATTGGGCGATCAACTTTCCCGTCAGGCAATACTTGCTGCCAGCCTGATTATTCTCGTCGTTCTGACACTATGGTATTTTGTGGTGAGGGCTCTTCGTCGTGTAAAAGTGGGAGCCATGGCAACCGGCGATACGAGCAGTCTCATTCCGCCACACGAGCTGACGACCATTATCGCGCCGGCCAAGACGGGTACCAAATCATAA
- a CDS encoding amidohydrolase family protein, producing MFCPPRRLRSLVWLLVALASGPSLAFAQTGEDDPPLDGEDGRQLAIGEFRPEATLRVRQTNLTGAKFPVVDDHTHFRYRLKHSPEQLDDFVDVMDRNNIALCVSLDGKLGDDFDSHAKYLWTKYPDRFLIYANIDWQGEGDPEKPETWACQRPEFGRRMALELAEVKKKGASGLKLFKQFGLGYKDADGSLLKIDDPRWDPIWKACGELGLPVIIHTADPVAFFEPIDKTNERWEELSRHPDWSFYGDEFPSREELLTARNRVIERHPETIFIGAHMANNSEDLAVVSEWLDRYPNLYVEPASRISELGRQPYTSRDFILKYQDRILFGTDGPWPEERLHYYWRYFETFDEYFPYSEKVPPPQGLWYIYGIGLPDDVLKKIYHENAAKVIPGVEGKLKKYLAKQHTTK from the coding sequence ATGTTCTGTCCCCCTCGTCGCCTGCGATCGCTTGTGTGGCTGCTGGTTGCCTTGGCCAGTGGTCCCAGTCTCGCCTTCGCCCAAACTGGTGAAGACGATCCACCGTTGGACGGTGAGGATGGACGACAACTCGCCATTGGCGAGTTCCGACCTGAGGCCACGCTCCGGGTCCGCCAAACCAATCTGACCGGGGCCAAGTTCCCCGTTGTCGACGACCACACCCACTTTCGCTATCGCCTGAAACACTCTCCTGAACAGCTAGACGATTTCGTCGACGTGATGGATCGCAACAATATCGCGTTATGCGTGAGTCTCGACGGGAAGCTGGGGGACGACTTTGACAGCCATGCCAAATACCTGTGGACCAAGTATCCCGACCGGTTCCTGATCTATGCGAATATTGACTGGCAAGGGGAAGGTGACCCCGAGAAGCCTGAGACCTGGGCGTGTCAGCGGCCAGAGTTTGGGCGACGGATGGCCTTGGAACTGGCCGAGGTCAAAAAGAAAGGGGCGAGCGGGCTCAAGCTCTTCAAGCAGTTTGGGCTGGGGTACAAAGACGCCGACGGCTCACTCCTGAAGATCGATGATCCTCGCTGGGACCCTATCTGGAAGGCCTGTGGCGAACTCGGCCTACCGGTGATCATTCATACGGCCGATCCGGTGGCCTTCTTTGAGCCGATCGACAAAACGAATGAGCGCTGGGAAGAGTTGTCCCGCCATCCTGACTGGAGCTTCTATGGCGACGAGTTTCCCTCGCGAGAAGAACTTCTGACGGCGCGCAATCGAGTGATTGAGCGTCATCCCGAGACAATCTTCATCGGCGCGCACATGGCGAATAACTCGGAAGACTTGGCCGTTGTTTCGGAGTGGCTTGACAGGTACCCGAATCTATACGTCGAGCCTGCGTCACGTATTTCCGAGTTGGGACGCCAGCCGTACACTTCCCGCGATTTCATTCTGAAATACCAGGACCGGATTCTTTTCGGAACAGATGGTCCCTGGCCGGAAGAACGGTTGCATTACTACTGGCGTTATTTCGAGACCTTCGACGAGTACTTCCCCTATTCCGAGAAAGTTCCGCCACCACAAGGGCTGTGGTACATCTACGGGATTGGTTTGCCGGATGATGTTTTGAAGAAGATCTACCACGAGAACGCCGCGAAAGTGATTCCTGGTGTGGAAGGGAAACTGAAGAAATACCTCGCGAAACAGCACACTACCAAGTAG
- a CDS encoding lipid-binding SYLF domain-containing protein codes for MTRHTSVALAALTLSLLMVHSALAQQGREDLIVRQSTGVLNEIMAIPASGIPQSMLAKAEGVVIIPNMIKGGFVVGVRHGRGVVLIRDENRAWQPPQFVTMTGGSVGWQAGIQATDVVLVFMTRNSVQGLLTGQFTIGVDAAASAGPVGRNASAGTDLTLKSEIYSYSRSRGLFVGASVDGSSLQIDPAANRNYYASTGLTPTGQPATNTPVLPASAAELLTTLTKYSDNAVVEPQQIGAYETPTPAVELNPAMPPANSISVDQLRMELAAASNRLGSMLDDQWKAYLGLPKQIYEQGPHPNPQVLQACIARYDQVAGNANYAQLTQRPDFQHVHGLLITYTDALSAMAAESGAINLPPPPMAAPGQPQP; via the coding sequence ATGACCAGGCATACATCCGTCGCTCTCGCGGCACTCACCCTTTCGTTGCTCATGGTGCATAGTGCCCTTGCTCAGCAAGGACGCGAAGACCTGATCGTACGTCAGTCGACCGGCGTCTTGAACGAGATCATGGCGATCCCTGCCAGTGGGATTCCCCAATCGATGCTCGCCAAAGCTGAAGGGGTCGTCATCATTCCCAACATGATCAAAGGAGGTTTCGTCGTCGGCGTGCGTCATGGACGTGGCGTCGTATTGATCCGCGATGAAAACCGTGCCTGGCAGCCGCCACAGTTTGTCACCATGACCGGCGGAAGCGTAGGCTGGCAGGCTGGGATTCAGGCAACCGACGTGGTGCTGGTCTTCATGACTCGCAACAGCGTGCAAGGGTTGCTTACCGGTCAATTCACCATTGGTGTCGACGCAGCCGCCTCTGCAGGCCCTGTGGGAAGAAATGCTTCGGCAGGAACCGACTTGACGCTCAAAAGCGAGATCTACTCGTACAGCCGCAGTCGTGGACTATTCGTAGGAGCTTCGGTCGATGGAAGCTCGCTGCAGATCGATCCAGCCGCCAATCGAAACTACTATGCCAGCACAGGGCTCACGCCTACCGGTCAACCGGCAACCAATACGCCCGTGTTGCCCGCTTCGGCTGCTGAACTGCTGACTACATTGACTAAGTATTCCGACAACGCTGTGGTCGAGCCGCAGCAGATTGGGGCCTATGAAACACCTACGCCAGCGGTCGAACTGAATCCGGCCATGCCGCCGGCAAACAGCATCAGTGTCGATCAACTTCGGATGGAGTTAGCAGCGGCATCGAATCGCCTGGGAAGCATGCTCGACGACCAGTGGAAGGCCTATCTAGGTCTCCCCAAGCAGATCTACGAACAAGGACCACACCCCAATCCTCAGGTCCTTCAGGCTTGCATCGCCCGTTACGATCAAGTTGCCGGCAATGCCAACTACGCCCAGCTGACGCAGCGACCTGACTTTCAACATGTCCATGGGCTGTTGATTACCTACACCGACGCCCTTTCGGCCATGGCCGCGGAAAGTGGGGCGATCAACCTGCCTCCACCGCCAATGGCGGCGCCGGGTCAGCCGCAGCCGTAA
- a CDS encoding secondary thiamine-phosphate synthase enzyme YjbQ — protein sequence MTWIQKEITLRARSRGFHLVTREVLDQLPELREISVGLLNIFIQHTSASLGINENADPDVRVDLEMAFSKIVHEDFPYVHTLEGPDDMPAHIKAAMIGSSLSIPITNGHLNLGTWQGIYLCEHRNRASGRRLVLTIQGERS from the coding sequence ATGACCTGGATCCAAAAAGAAATCACCCTCCGAGCCCGCTCTCGTGGGTTCCACCTGGTAACGCGTGAAGTCCTCGATCAGCTGCCCGAATTGCGAGAAATCTCGGTCGGTTTGCTGAATATCTTCATTCAACACACGTCTGCTAGCCTGGGCATCAACGAGAATGCCGACCCCGACGTCCGAGTCGATCTGGAGATGGCCTTCTCGAAGATCGTCCACGAGGATTTCCCCTACGTCCATACGCTTGAGGGACCAGACGACATGCCGGCACATATCAAGGCGGCCATGATCGGCAGCAGCCTCAGCATTCCCATCACCAACGGGCACCTCAACCTGGGCACCTGGCAAGGGATTTATCTCTGCGAACACCGCAACCGAGCCAGCGGTCGCCGGCTTGTGCTGACTATCCAAGGCGAGCGAAGTTAG
- a CDS encoding carbon storage regulator, giving the protein MLVLSRKEGEKLRLGEEILITVVKVGADKVRLGIQAPSNMLILRDELELHDQIEAEEEERITLVFTQEVNQPVAKPMRIAA; this is encoded by the coding sequence ATGCTAGTGCTTTCCCGCAAGGAAGGTGAGAAGCTTCGACTCGGCGAAGAGATCTTGATCACCGTAGTGAAAGTCGGTGCTGACAAGGTTCGCCTGGGGATTCAAGCGCCTTCGAACATGCTGATTCTGCGCGACGAACTGGAACTCCACGATCAGATTGAGGCCGAGGAAGAAGAACGCATCACGCTGGTATTCACGCAGGAAGTTAACCAGCCGGTTGCGAAACCGATGCGGATCGCGGCCTAG